Proteins encoded within one genomic window of Nordella sp. HKS 07:
- a CDS encoding MmgE/PrpD family protein, with product MLDITRQTADFVASLKPSDLPDRCREAARIGTMDCVGVMIAGAAERPVRIVSAMLATSTQNDGAPEIPVGRNLAASDAALVNGVAAQVLDYDDVALAGHPSAVLVPAILAEGWSLDSSGSDALAAYVAGYEVWAQIAALEPGHLHERGFHPTAVMGALATAAACARLRKLDSEKTAHAIAISASLASGLVANFGTMTKSLHAGRSAQSGVIAARLADQGFTASLDVLEHQTGFLLAHSPSGTPDIESGTIDIGKNWRLAEFGINVKRYPTCYATHRSIDAMLGLVSQHKLKPDDVREIRVHTGITQRLMLRNGNPQTSLEAKFSMEFAMASALIAGRVSLSELTDEFVSRPEVGATFAKVRCTTTDEIMPGDLPWAPADRVSVVLASGQVLEHAPVVHAKGSWQRPLSRDELKEKFMDCATRVLNRAQAADLFEQLWNLEKLGSIRMLRLGH from the coding sequence ATGCTGGATATCACCCGCCAAACTGCAGATTTCGTTGCGAGCCTGAAGCCGTCCGACCTCCCGGACAGGTGCCGGGAGGCGGCGCGTATCGGCACTATGGATTGTGTCGGGGTCATGATTGCCGGCGCGGCCGAGCGTCCGGTGCGGATCGTGTCGGCGATGCTCGCTACGTCCACGCAAAACGACGGTGCGCCAGAGATTCCGGTCGGCCGCAACCTCGCGGCCTCCGATGCGGCGCTGGTCAACGGCGTCGCGGCGCAAGTGCTCGACTATGACGACGTGGCGCTTGCCGGCCATCCAAGCGCGGTTCTGGTGCCCGCCATTCTGGCAGAGGGTTGGTCGCTTGATTCCAGCGGCAGCGATGCGCTTGCGGCCTATGTCGCAGGCTATGAGGTTTGGGCGCAGATCGCCGCGCTGGAGCCAGGGCACCTCCACGAGCGCGGCTTTCATCCAACCGCAGTCATGGGCGCGCTCGCGACGGCTGCGGCCTGCGCGAGGCTGCGCAAGCTCGATTCCGAGAAGACGGCGCATGCCATCGCCATATCCGCTTCGCTGGCCTCGGGCCTTGTCGCCAATTTCGGTACCATGACTAAATCGCTGCATGCCGGCCGCAGCGCCCAATCGGGTGTTATCGCGGCGCGCCTCGCCGACCAAGGGTTCACTGCGTCGCTCGACGTGCTGGAGCATCAGACCGGTTTCCTGCTCGCCCATTCGCCGTCAGGCACGCCTGACATCGAGAGCGGGACGATCGATATCGGCAAGAACTGGCGGCTGGCCGAATTCGGCATCAATGTGAAGAGGTATCCTACCTGCTATGCCACGCATCGCTCGATCGACGCGATGCTGGGTCTGGTGAGCCAGCACAAGTTGAAGCCGGATGATGTGCGGGAAATTCGTGTCCATACTGGCATCACGCAAAGGCTGATGCTGCGCAACGGCAATCCGCAGACCAGCCTCGAGGCCAAATTCAGCATGGAGTTCGCAATGGCATCCGCGCTGATTGCCGGACGGGTCAGTCTTTCGGAATTGACGGACGAATTTGTGTCGCGACCGGAAGTCGGCGCCACCTTTGCGAAAGTCCGCTGCACGACGACGGATGAAATCATGCCCGGGGATTTGCCGTGGGCGCCGGCCGATCGGGTCAGCGTTGTCCTTGCGTCGGGTCAGGTACTGGAGCACGCGCCGGTGGTTCACGCCAAAGGCAGCTGGCAGCGGCCGCTATCGCGCGACGAGCTGAAAGAAAAGTTTATGGATTGCGCGACGCGCGTGCTCAACCGTGCCCAGGCTGCTGATCTGTTCGAACAGCTTTGGAATCTGGAGAAGCTGGGCTCGATCCGCATGCTGCGTCTGGGCCACTGA
- a CDS encoding short chain dehydrogenase, with the protein MRILLVGATGTLGGAINAELGKRHDIVKASRTRADVLVDVTDRASIAAMYKRVGKVDAVVSAIGDAHFGPLVKTTYDEFMIGVKNKLMGQVDLVLQGFDYVTDGGSFTLTSGITERDPVRGLTNSATVNAALGGFVLGASIEMPRGQRINVVSAGLFAEAAEKYGNYFPGHVPVPVAVVAIAFAKSVEGGITGQKIIVDR; encoded by the coding sequence ATGCGTATTCTTCTAGTTGGCGCTACCGGTACCCTTGGTGGGGCAATCAATGCGGAACTTGGCAAGCGGCATGACATCGTCAAAGCCAGCCGAACCCGTGCCGACGTTCTTGTCGACGTGACCGACAGGGCGTCAATCGCGGCTATGTACAAACGGGTTGGGAAGGTCGACGCGGTCGTCAGCGCGATCGGTGATGCGCATTTTGGCCCGCTTGTGAAGACCACCTACGATGAGTTCATGATCGGCGTAAAGAACAAGCTCATGGGGCAAGTCGATCTAGTGCTCCAAGGCTTCGACTACGTGACTGACGGCGGCTCGTTTACGCTGACTAGCGGAATTACGGAGCGAGATCCGGTCCGTGGACTCACGAATTCAGCGACTGTGAATGCCGCCTTGGGTGGCTTCGTGCTGGGGGCTTCGATCGAAATGCCGCGTGGTCAGCGAATCAACGTCGTCAGCGCGGGGCTCTTTGCCGAGGCTGCCGAGAAGTATGGGAACTACTTCCCCGGACACGTCCCCGTGCCCGTGGCAGTCGTTGCGATAGCCTTTGCGAAAAGCGTTGAGGGTGGAATCACCGGGCAGAAGATTATAGTCGATCGCTGA
- a CDS encoding ABC transporter permease gives MAHQASAKPGAIFWLGVLIQWALIWIGNDALSGLPISSPLAMRLRNLAVPAIFGVTLLLLWQLVVKGFGIPLVLLPAPSDIWAKLSTSLPILEADFIQTFLRAVLPGWFIGSLAGFLVAIMCDAWGFLKRGLLPLGNLFAALPIVGVAPIMVMWFGFDWQSKVAVVVIMTFFPMLVNAVTGLQAAGALERDLMRSYGASYLDTLLKLRLPAAMPFIFNALKINSTLALIGAIVAEFFGTPIVGMGFRISTEVGRLGLDMVWAEIAVAAIAGSAFYGIIALIERAVTFWHPSYRARKDR, from the coding sequence ATGGCGCATCAGGCCTCGGCGAAGCCGGGGGCGATCTTCTGGCTCGGCGTCCTCATTCAATGGGCTCTCATCTGGATCGGCAATGACGCGCTGTCGGGGTTGCCGATCTCCTCGCCGCTGGCGATGCGTCTGCGCAACCTCGCGGTGCCGGCGATCTTCGGGGTGACGCTGCTGCTCCTGTGGCAACTCGTCGTGAAGGGCTTCGGCATTCCCCTGGTGCTGCTACCGGCGCCATCCGACATCTGGGCCAAGCTTTCGACCTCGCTGCCTATATTGGAAGCGGATTTCATCCAGACCTTCTTGCGCGCGGTGCTGCCCGGCTGGTTCATCGGCTCGCTCGCGGGCTTCCTGGTGGCGATCATGTGCGACGCCTGGGGATTCCTGAAACGCGGGCTTTTGCCGCTCGGCAATCTGTTCGCCGCCTTGCCGATCGTCGGGGTGGCGCCGATCATGGTGATGTGGTTTGGCTTCGACTGGCAATCCAAAGTCGCCGTAGTCGTCATCATGACCTTCTTCCCCATGCTGGTGAATGCGGTGACGGGCCTCCAGGCGGCGGGCGCGCTCGAGCGCGACCTGATGCGCTCCTATGGCGCCTCCTATCTCGATACGCTCTTGAAGCTCAGGCTTCCCGCCGCGATGCCCTTCATCTTCAATGCGCTCAAGATCAACTCGACTCTGGCCCTGATCGGGGCCATCGTAGCGGAATTCTTCGGAACCCCCATTGTCGGCATGGGCTTTCGCATCTCGACCGAGGTCGGCCGGCTTGGCCTCGATATGGTCTGGGCCGAAATCGCCGTCGCAGCCATCGCCGGTTCGGCTTTTTACGGGATCATCGCGCTCATCGAGCGCGCGGTGACGTTCTGGCATCCGTCCTACCGGGCACGCAAAGACCGGTAG
- a CDS encoding ABC transporter substrate-binding protein, protein MKKFLMAAAATAALMAGSAAAYAEAVTIQLKWVTQAQFAGYYVAQAQGFYKEAGLDVTIKPGGPDIAPPQVIMGGGADVVIDWMPSALASREKGVPLVNIAQPFKRSGMMLTCRKETGITKPEDFKGKTLGVWFSGNEYPFLSWMSQLGLKTTGGPDGVTVLKQGFNVDPLLQKQADCISTMTYNEYWQVIEAGVKPEDLIVFKYEDQGVATLEDGLYVLGDKLKDPAFVTTMAKFVKASMKGWDWAREHPDDAAKIVLDNDATGAQTEGHQKTMMQEINKLTEGSDGTLDTAAAERTVETLMKGGSDPVITKKPEGAWSSVVTDEMKKM, encoded by the coding sequence ATGAAGAAGTTTCTGATGGCCGCGGCGGCGACCGCGGCGCTTATGGCGGGCAGCGCCGCGGCTTATGCCGAGGCGGTGACCATCCAGCTCAAATGGGTGACGCAAGCCCAGTTCGCCGGCTACTACGTGGCGCAGGCGCAGGGCTTCTACAAGGAAGCCGGGCTCGACGTCACGATCAAGCCGGGCGGACCCGATATCGCGCCGCCGCAGGTGATCATGGGCGGGGGCGCCGATGTCGTCATCGACTGGATGCCCTCGGCGCTCGCGTCGCGCGAGAAAGGCGTGCCGCTGGTCAATATCGCCCAGCCTTTCAAGCGCTCCGGCATGATGCTCACCTGCCGCAAGGAGACCGGCATCACCAAGCCTGAGGACTTCAAGGGCAAGACGCTCGGTGTGTGGTTTTCGGGCAACGAATATCCATTCCTGTCGTGGATGAGCCAGCTCGGCCTCAAGACCACAGGCGGCCCGGACGGCGTCACGGTTCTGAAACAGGGCTTCAATGTCGATCCGCTCCTGCAGAAGCAGGCCGACTGCATCTCGACGATGACCTACAATGAATATTGGCAGGTGATTGAGGCGGGTGTTAAGCCAGAAGACCTGATCGTCTTCAAGTATGAGGACCAGGGTGTGGCGACCCTCGAGGACGGCCTCTATGTGCTGGGAGACAAGCTCAAGGATCCGGCCTTCGTCACCACCATGGCGAAATTCGTCAAGGCGTCGATGAAGGGCTGGGACTGGGCCCGCGAACATCCGGATGATGCGGCCAAGATCGTGCTCGACAATGACGCCACGGGTGCGCAGACCGAAGGCCACCAGAAGACGATGATGCAGGAGATCAACAAGCTCACCGAGGGTTCCGACGGTACACTCGACACGGCGGCTGCCGAGCGCACGGTGGAGACGCTGATGAAAGGCGGCTCGGATCCCGTCATCACCAAGAAGCCGGAAGGCGCCTGGTCGTCGGTGGTCACCGACGAAATGAAGAAGATGTAA
- a CDS encoding BTAD domain-containing putative transcriptional regulator has product MGGGRELKVVVNVNTVQNQGLRSPAGATGLRIRIRLLGPISITSDGGPIAIPSKKARALIGYLVLREGTAIARTSLTGMLWGERSEDQARASLRQTLSELRGALEDTAQHLIIATKETLAWVPGSAWIDAKVLEAAATSKDDGALREAAELVVGDLMEGLSVGEASFEQWLVTERERFRLLACTVYAQLVERTEHSGKLEEALFFGLKLLSLDPLQEHVHRTLMRLYAAQGRHDAALAQFERCKTVLAEELSAMPDSETEGLAKALRSRRRAATVPAVNRMAERLALPDRPSIAVLPFTPIGADQESGYFAEGVADDITTELSRNRDLFVVARHSSFRVAQDNSDPAAIGNILGVRHILTGSVRRAYDRLRLSVHLIRCATGDEAWAERYDREIGDLFALQLDIARIVTATIAGRLTALAEAASAAKAPENFDAYDHVLRAQHYLQRYTRADYAIARRHLERAIEADPSYARPYSLLCLAGVYDWFWDMAEGGLTIVLAKGEKALSLDDHDAKAHLALGITQLFSYNHDRAIYHFERAVTLNPNDDLIAAEHGRLLMYLDRPADGLDRVREARRLNPFHPNWYWNLEGRCLHTEGRYEEAIAAFDRIDVPQFWTEAYLAACHAMCGRSERAAHHVARLREMRPDFRLAIFKGILPYQNKATLERFLDTFRKAGITD; this is encoded by the coding sequence ATGGGCGGCGGTCGTGAGCTGAAAGTCGTGGTCAACGTCAACACAGTGCAAAATCAAGGATTGCGCTCCCCTGCGGGCGCAACGGGTCTTCGCATCCGGATCCGGTTACTCGGCCCGATATCGATCACGAGCGACGGCGGACCGATCGCTATCCCTTCCAAGAAGGCGCGCGCCCTCATTGGCTATCTGGTACTCCGGGAAGGCACGGCGATCGCTCGCACCAGCCTTACCGGAATGTTGTGGGGTGAGCGCTCCGAGGATCAAGCGCGGGCGAGCTTGCGTCAGACACTCTCCGAGCTGCGGGGCGCACTCGAAGATACGGCGCAGCATTTGATCATCGCGACCAAGGAAACGCTCGCTTGGGTACCGGGATCCGCATGGATTGACGCCAAGGTGCTTGAGGCTGCCGCCACCTCAAAGGACGACGGCGCGCTGCGGGAAGCCGCCGAGTTGGTGGTTGGCGATCTGATGGAGGGTTTGTCGGTCGGCGAGGCAAGTTTTGAGCAATGGCTGGTGACAGAGCGCGAGCGCTTCCGCCTCCTCGCCTGCACCGTCTATGCGCAATTGGTTGAACGGACAGAGCACAGCGGAAAACTGGAAGAGGCGCTGTTTTTTGGGCTCAAGCTTCTCTCTCTCGATCCGCTCCAGGAGCACGTCCACCGCACCCTCATGCGGCTCTATGCGGCGCAAGGCCGCCACGATGCGGCGCTAGCGCAATTTGAGCGATGCAAAACTGTTCTCGCCGAGGAGCTTAGCGCAATGCCCGACTCTGAGACAGAGGGGCTTGCCAAAGCGCTTCGGTCACGCCGCCGCGCCGCAACGGTTCCAGCGGTGAATCGCATGGCGGAGCGGCTTGCGCTGCCGGATCGTCCATCGATCGCGGTCTTGCCGTTCACGCCGATCGGCGCCGATCAAGAGAGCGGCTACTTCGCTGAAGGTGTGGCCGACGACATCACTACGGAACTGTCCCGCAACAGGGATCTATTTGTTGTCGCGCGCCATTCCTCATTTCGTGTCGCACAGGACAACAGCGACCCCGCTGCAATAGGGAATATTCTGGGAGTGCGGCATATACTCACCGGTTCGGTCCGTCGTGCCTACGACCGCCTGCGATTGTCGGTTCATCTGATCCGTTGTGCAACGGGCGATGAGGCATGGGCTGAGCGATATGACCGCGAAATCGGCGATTTGTTCGCGTTGCAGCTCGACATCGCCAGGATAGTCACCGCAACGATTGCAGGACGCCTTACGGCCCTCGCTGAAGCGGCTAGCGCGGCCAAAGCGCCCGAGAACTTCGATGCCTATGATCATGTGCTGAGGGCGCAGCATTACCTCCAGCGTTACACGCGGGCCGATTACGCCATCGCTCGCCGGCACCTTGAACGCGCCATTGAAGCCGATCCGAGTTACGCGCGGCCTTACAGCCTACTTTGCCTTGCGGGTGTTTACGACTGGTTCTGGGACATGGCGGAGGGTGGGCTCACCATTGTCCTGGCCAAGGGTGAAAAGGCGCTTTCGCTCGACGATCACGACGCCAAGGCTCATCTTGCCCTCGGGATCACCCAGCTTTTCTCATACAATCACGACCGCGCAATCTATCACTTCGAAAGGGCCGTCACGCTCAATCCGAATGATGATCTTATCGCGGCTGAGCACGGCAGGCTGCTGATGTATCTCGATCGGCCCGCCGACGGGCTGGATCGGGTGCGGGAAGCCAGGCGGCTCAATCCGTTCCATCCGAACTGGTACTGGAACCTGGAGGGCAGATGTTTGCACACTGAAGGGCGCTACGAAGAGGCAATCGCCGCGTTCGACCGCATCGATGTACCTCAGTTCTGGACCGAAGCGTATCTAGCGGCCTGCCATGCCATGTGCGGCCGGAGCGAGCGCGCAGCTCATCATGTCGCAAGGCTGCGTGAAATGCGTCCGGATTTTCGTCTTGCCATCTTTAAAGGAATATTGCCTTACCAGAACAAGGCGACGCTCGAGCGATTTCTCGACACGTTCCGAAAGGCTGGTATAACGGATTGA
- a CDS encoding adenylate/guanylate cyclase domain-containing protein, translating into MKRRLAAILAADVAGYSRMMAEDEEGTLHTLEAYRAVMSELIDEHGGRIFSIAGDSVVAEFTSAVEAVRAAVAIQRVLQRRNADLALERRMEFRIGINLGDVIVEGKDLLGDGVNVAARMQGLAAPTGICISGALREQIEGKLNFPITVLGERSLKNIPRPVQVCRIDWDVDAPTIPGVLHSGAFELPDKPSMAVLPFSNMSGDPEQEYFSDGIADDIITALSRYRWFFVIARNSTFAYKGRPGIDVKQVARELGVRYVLEGSMRRVDNRIRASAQLIEAETSNHIWAERFDRDLVDIFALQDEITQSVVAAIEPEMLMVEGRRAARKNPTANLDAYDCCMRGVWHFHQFVPDDNMQAEVWLRRSIDLDTNLAQSHMALARTLSARIWWGWSRGIDQDLSAAYAAATRAVALDDRDAYTHYSLFGVNMLARQHEQALAEAQRAIDLNPNFALGYYALGWIRVYIGRFAEAIDPLLRSLRLSPNDPLAGFQVGWLALAKYHQGNYEEAVCYAERALRGRRIPVVFRTLLASLGQLGRTEEAKIVLAEFGQFTFADAERYWKITSPYADPAHRAHLAEGLRKAGVSESSIFLDGT; encoded by the coding sequence ATGAAACGCCGTCTCGCCGCTATTCTGGCTGCTGACGTCGCCGGCTATAGCCGGATGATGGCAGAGGATGAAGAAGGAACGCTGCATACGCTCGAAGCATATCGCGCGGTCATGTCCGAACTTATCGACGAGCACGGCGGGCGGATTTTCAGTATCGCCGGCGACAGCGTGGTAGCCGAGTTTACGAGTGCCGTTGAGGCCGTTCGCGCAGCGGTAGCTATCCAACGGGTTCTGCAGCGTCGCAATGCCGATCTAGCTCTCGAGCGGCGGATGGAGTTCCGCATCGGGATCAACCTTGGCGACGTGATCGTCGAAGGCAAAGATCTGCTCGGTGATGGCGTTAACGTCGCTGCCCGGATGCAGGGACTCGCCGCGCCCACTGGCATCTGCATCTCCGGAGCTTTGCGCGAGCAGATTGAGGGGAAACTCAATTTTCCAATTACCGTTTTGGGCGAGCGCTCGCTTAAGAACATTCCGCGGCCAGTTCAAGTTTGTCGAATCGATTGGGACGTAGATGCTCCAACTATCCCTGGTGTGTTGCACAGCGGAGCTTTTGAGCTTCCCGATAAGCCGTCAATGGCCGTACTGCCTTTCTCCAATATGAGTGGTGATCCGGAACAGGAGTACTTTTCCGATGGTATTGCCGACGACATCATCACGGCGCTGTCGCGCTACCGATGGTTCTTCGTCATCGCTCGTAATTCGACCTTCGCGTACAAGGGGCGTCCCGGAATTGATGTAAAGCAAGTCGCTCGAGAGCTTGGAGTACGCTATGTGCTGGAAGGCAGCATGCGGCGGGTGGACAATCGGATTCGCGCCAGCGCCCAGCTCATCGAGGCGGAAACCAGCAACCACATCTGGGCCGAGCGATTCGATCGCGATCTGGTGGACATCTTTGCCCTTCAGGACGAGATCACGCAGAGCGTGGTCGCCGCGATCGAGCCTGAGATGCTGATGGTCGAGGGGAGGCGGGCGGCGCGCAAGAATCCAACAGCCAATCTCGATGCCTACGACTGCTGCATGCGTGGTGTGTGGCATTTCCATCAGTTCGTGCCTGACGACAATATGCAGGCCGAGGTTTGGCTACGACGATCGATCGACCTTGATACGAACCTCGCTCAATCCCACATGGCGCTCGCGCGGACGCTCAGCGCCCGAATCTGGTGGGGATGGAGCCGCGGCATCGACCAAGATCTGTCCGCGGCTTACGCGGCAGCGACTCGCGCGGTTGCCCTCGATGATCGAGACGCCTACACGCACTATTCGCTATTCGGCGTCAACATGCTGGCTCGTCAGCACGAACAGGCCCTGGCGGAGGCACAGCGGGCCATCGACCTCAATCCCAATTTTGCCCTCGGGTATTATGCCCTCGGCTGGATTCGCGTTTATATCGGACGCTTCGCGGAGGCCATCGATCCGCTGCTCCGCAGCCTCCGCCTCAGTCCAAACGATCCGCTGGCGGGATTTCAAGTTGGTTGGCTGGCGCTGGCGAAGTATCACCAGGGCAACTACGAGGAGGCGGTCTGCTATGCCGAGCGCGCACTGCGTGGTCGACGAATACCAGTCGTGTTTCGCACGTTACTCGCCAGCCTTGGTCAACTCGGACGCACCGAGGAGGCTAAGATAGTGCTCGCGGAGTTCGGTCAATTCACGTTCGCAGATGCGGAGCGCTACTGGAAAATCACCAGTCCCTATGCTGATCCGGCGCACCGAGCTCATCTCGCCGAAGGCCTGCGCAAGGCTGGTGTATCTGAATCATCGATTTTTCTGGACGGCACTTAG
- a CDS encoding site-specific integrase → MPKAHLTKSFIDQLVPGAKDAIYWDDSLSGFGLKVTPKGRKVFLVLYRTRDGFHRLRKYTIGPYGQLTLVIARQAAQKILAARLDGKDPAAEKRQLRRRIIRDSVNDVMAEYCLRHVDSTRSAKETRRVMDREILPRWSGRSIHDIGKHDVLKLLDEIVDRGSPGMANSVFSDVRTFFNWAVGRGLIDKSPCTGLSKPSVERSRDRVLTDDELSAVILAARQIGHPYGTIVELLALTAQRRQEVSGLSWAELDLEGAVWTIPGSRAKNAKAHIVHLAPRAVQILRGIERTDDMLFANRTGKPFNDFSNGKIQLDLASGITGWVLHDLRRTAVSGMARLGVPPHVADRILNHQAGTIAGVAAVYQRHEFVEERREALNRWAAHIQSITVNRSVSRAA, encoded by the coding sequence ATGCCCAAAGCTCACCTCACCAAGAGCTTCATAGACCAGTTGGTGCCTGGCGCGAAAGACGCCATCTATTGGGACGACAGCCTGTCCGGATTTGGCCTCAAGGTAACGCCGAAGGGCCGCAAGGTGTTTCTGGTGCTGTACCGGACCCGCGATGGATTCCACAGGCTCCGCAAATATACAATCGGACCCTATGGCCAGTTGACGCTGGTCATTGCTCGGCAAGCGGCGCAAAAGATCCTTGCAGCGAGACTTGATGGAAAGGACCCGGCGGCTGAAAAGAGGCAGCTGCGCCGCAGGATCATCCGCGATTCCGTAAATGACGTCATGGCGGAGTACTGTCTTCGCCACGTAGACAGCACGCGATCCGCAAAGGAAACCCGGCGGGTCATGGATCGCGAGATTCTTCCCCGGTGGTCCGGCCGCTCGATCCACGACATCGGCAAACATGATGTGCTGAAGCTTCTCGATGAGATCGTCGACAGAGGCTCGCCGGGAATGGCGAATTCGGTGTTCTCGGATGTACGGACCTTCTTCAACTGGGCAGTAGGACGAGGGCTGATCGACAAGTCGCCCTGTACCGGCCTCTCCAAGCCGTCAGTCGAGAGGTCTCGCGACCGCGTTCTCACGGACGATGAGCTATCGGCTGTCATTCTGGCGGCGCGCCAGATTGGCCATCCCTACGGGACGATTGTCGAGCTCTTGGCCTTGACGGCACAGCGCCGCCAGGAGGTTTCGGGGCTATCGTGGGCTGAATTGGACCTCGAGGGGGCGGTTTGGACCATTCCGGGCAGCCGGGCGAAGAACGCCAAGGCTCACATTGTTCATCTTGCGCCAAGGGCGGTCCAGATTCTGAGGGGAATTGAGCGCACCGACGATATGCTCTTTGCAAATAGAACCGGGAAACCGTTCAACGATTTCTCGAATGGCAAGATCCAGCTTGATCTCGCGAGCGGCATAACGGGTTGGGTTCTTCATGACCTCAGGCGCACTGCGGTCAGCGGAATGGCGCGACTGGGAGTTCCCCCTCACGTCGCAGACCGCATTCTGAACCATCAGGCTGGCACTATTGCCGGCGTCGCTGCCGTTTATCAACGGCATGAGTTCGTTGAAGAGCGAAGAGAAGCGCTAAACCGGTGGGCCGCGCATATTCAGTCGATTACCGTCAATCGGAGCGTTTCACGCGCTGCATGA
- a CDS encoding MBL fold metallo-hydrolase, giving the protein MKLRAQNDYYGLPRIRIGGMMMLDSKPFIVVDRRKFLAAAAGFVAAGLMPKSVLALAGPYSFKQGTVDVTVISDGHLVLPIDVFAPDAPPEARKALFTAAGVTGNEVQAPTNVTLIKSGADLILFDNGSGTEFQPTAGKLIEHMKLAGIDLGAITKVVFTHAHPDHIWATVGAGGALNFPNAAYYCAAAEWDFWMGKDILTQMPKEMHPFVLGAQKHLNGVKDRVTMVKPGDDIVSGIRVLETFGHTPGHVSFEVAGDGGLIIVGDAIGLPIIYFPHPEWRLAFDAIHDLAIANRKKLLDRAATDKTKLLGFHWPYPGVGHAERKDSAYQYVAAV; this is encoded by the coding sequence TTGAAACTTCGCGCTCAAAATGACTATTATGGGCTTCCACGTATTCGAATTGGAGGGATGATGATGCTGGACTCAAAGCCGTTTATCGTCGTCGATCGCCGCAAGTTCCTGGCTGCCGCCGCTGGCTTCGTCGCCGCCGGCCTGATGCCGAAAAGCGTCTTGGCGCTGGCGGGCCCCTACAGTTTCAAGCAGGGCACCGTCGATGTGACGGTAATCAGCGACGGCCACCTTGTTCTACCAATTGACGTTTTCGCGCCCGATGCACCGCCGGAAGCGCGGAAAGCCTTGTTCACCGCGGCCGGTGTCACCGGCAACGAGGTTCAGGCACCAACCAACGTGACCCTCATCAAGTCGGGCGCCGACCTCATCCTGTTCGATAACGGTTCAGGCACGGAGTTCCAGCCGACGGCCGGCAAGCTCATTGAACATATGAAGCTCGCCGGGATCGATCTGGGCGCAATCACCAAGGTTGTCTTCACCCATGCCCATCCCGACCACATCTGGGCTACCGTGGGTGCCGGCGGGGCGCTGAATTTCCCCAACGCCGCGTATTATTGCGCTGCCGCCGAATGGGATTTCTGGATGGGCAAGGACATTCTCACCCAGATGCCCAAAGAGATGCACCCCTTCGTGCTCGGCGCTCAGAAGCATCTCAATGGCGTCAAGGATCGCGTCACTATGGTGAAGCCGGGAGACGACATCGTCTCCGGCATCCGCGTGCTCGAAACCTTCGGGCACACGCCGGGGCACGTTTCCTTCGAAGTGGCGGGCGACGGTGGGCTTATCATCGTCGGCGATGCGATCGGCTTACCCATCATCTACTTCCCACACCCGGAGTGGCGCTTGGCCTTCGACGCGATCCACGATCTGGCCATTGCCAACCGCAAAAAGTTGCTGGACCGCGCCGCCACCGACAAGACGAAGCTCCTCGGTTTCCATTGGCCCTATCCGGGCGTCGGCCACGCCGAGAGGAAGGATAGCGCCTATCAATACGTGGCGGCGGTGTAG
- a CDS encoding ABC transporter permease, with translation MILATVTSRPTFARAVASGSALPVTIIVLIVIAVWYLAAIPMNKVLTQPLIEAAGGGLYNTLAISWSLPRPVLPAPHQVLSELWNTIALVEPWRPRSLLYHCWVTLSSTLLGFLLGTLLGIGLAIAIIHVKALNRSLMPWIIASQTIPILAIAPMIIVVLGAMGLTGLLPKSLISMYLCFFPVTIGMVKGLTSPDPMQLDLMRTYNASTAQVLRKLRWPASLPFLFASLKVAVAIALVGAIVGELPTGAQAGIGARLLNGSYYGQTQQIWAALVAAAVMSSGLVWLVGFIERRVALAMGGRP, from the coding sequence ATGATCCTCGCGACGGTGACATCGAGGCCGACATTTGCGCGCGCCGTCGCTTCCGGCTCGGCGCTGCCGGTCACCATCATCGTGTTGATCGTGATCGCGGTCTGGTATCTGGCCGCCATCCCGATGAACAAGGTGCTGACCCAGCCTTTGATCGAGGCGGCGGGCGGCGGGCTCTACAACACACTGGCGATCTCCTGGTCGTTGCCGCGGCCTGTTCTGCCGGCGCCGCATCAGGTGCTGAGCGAATTGTGGAACACCATTGCCCTGGTGGAGCCGTGGCGGCCGCGATCGCTCCTCTATCACTGCTGGGTGACGCTCTCCTCGACCCTCCTGGGCTTCCTGCTCGGCACGCTTCTCGGGATCGGGCTCGCCATCGCCATCATCCATGTCAAGGCGCTCAATCGCAGCCTGATGCCGTGGATCATCGCCTCGCAGACCATTCCCATCCTCGCCATCGCGCCGATGATCATCGTGGTGCTGGGCGCCATGGGCCTTACCGGCCTCCTGCCGAAATCGCTGATCTCGATGTATCTGTGCTTCTTCCCGGTCACCATCGGCATGGTGAAGGGGCTCACCTCGCCCGATCCGATGCAGCTCGACCTGATGCGCACCTACAATGCCAGCACGGCGCAGGTCTTGAGGAAATTGCGGTGGCCGGCTTCGCTGCCCTTCCTCTTCGCCTCGCTCAAAGTGGCGGTCGCCATCGCGCTGGTCGGCGCCATTGTCGGTGAATTGCCGACCGGCGCCCAGGCCGGCATCGGGGCCCGTCTACTCAACGGCTCATATTATGGCCAGACCCAGCAGATCTGGGCGGCCCTCGTCGCCGCGGCGGTGATGTCGTCGGGTCTCGTCTGGCTCGTCGGCTTCATCGAGCGCCGGGTGGCGCTGGCCATGGGAGGCCGGCCGTGA